The following DNA comes from Bos indicus x Bos taurus breed Angus x Brahman F1 hybrid chromosome 5, Bos_hybrid_MaternalHap_v2.0, whole genome shotgun sequence.
GGAGCTATCTTCAGCCCAGCATAAGTTAGGGTTTCTACTGCTGATATGATTAATTGGTTCCCTTGATTAATTGCTTCCATAAGGTTACACTGCTTACAAGGTTGCCCCTACCTAATATTATAGCAGCAATATATGTGGAACATGCTGTAGCCAATTATATCAGTGACAATTCTGCCTCACTTTCAGACTGTGGGACATCATCCAGGCAAAGTAAGTTCATGCCAACTCTACAGTCATGGAGCCCATCCTGATATCACGAACTTAGGAAGGAGCTTCCCAAGGAATGCCTGGTAAAGTAAGACAGGCAATTACAGAAAAAAGAGCTCTAGTCAATGATGAAAGGAATACTGTGAAAGGCTCTCCCAGAAGCACAGAAGCAGGAGGACCAAGGTGGGCAGTCTGTCCCAGGCCATTACCTGAGGGAGTCTGAGAAGGCCTCCACGCCATACTTGGACATGCAATAGCCTCCACCAAGGAGGGCCACCCGGCCCATGATGCTGGAAACATTGACCACACGGCCCCTTGCCTTCCGCACCAGGGGCAGCACACTCAGGGTCACATCAATCACCCCCAACAGGTTCACGTCCAGAATCTTCATGAAGTCCTGTTTGGTCAGCCACTCATTGGGTGCAGTGGGCGTGGAGATGCCAGCATTATTCACCAGACCCCAGAGCCCTGGGAACAGTGAAGGCAAGAGAGCAACACTGTGCCGAGTCTAGCAATGTGGACCCTGTCATGGTGCCAAGTCACCTTCCGACCTGGGAGGACTTTAGGAGAGAGGCCGCAGTGGGAGTGAATAGAGCAGAGACTACCATGCTCCTGGGGGTTTGGGGAGACCAGACCCAGTGAAGAGTGGGAGGACAGAAGGCCAGCCTCCCTCCTGACTCAGTCTTCACACCCCACCCAGTGCCTGGTGACAAGGAACCGGGTGACAAGGAACCACAGTTTATGAATGCAGGTATTGAGCTTCAGGAGATCTAGTGTGCCTATGGTCTGGAATTTGAGAATGAAATTTTGAATGTTCACAATCCATATTGCTTTTGCAGACATAAATATTCCTCTGACTTTTCAGATTTTCTGACAGAGTGCTCAATAGCTAGtatgaaggaaaaagaggaaaacagagagaaataatgaggaatggagggaaagagaggaaggaaggagaaaacagataaaagacaaaaataaaaagatgaatgaaGGTTAAAGGCAGATTGGTTGAGGAAAAGAGATCTGAAGTCCCAGGTTTGGGGGAACTGGTTGAGAGGTGTGGTATTGACCTGTAGGGCCTGGCTTTGAAGCACCTGCATCAATATTGGGTCATATTCATACAAAAATTTGGGAATTCAGTGGGTAGGTTTTCAGGAGAAGCCATGTTTCTCCAAATTGGAATTACATGTTTTCCCAGAAATCTCTACCCTCTCCCTCCCACAAGAGGCCACTCTGGCCCCAGTTCCCTCAGATCACAGGTTGCCCAGCTTCATAGAAACCTGTCTGTGAGACACAAAGACATATCAAGAACTTAAAGACTTATCAACTAACAGAACTCAGGGCAGAACAGAAGGGTTCAGGGCAGTTGGGAACAGGATGTCAGAATGAACACACAGAATTAGTCCCTCCACTGCTCAGCACTAAGCCTGCCCTTGTAGAAATGGATATTCCTCATTATTTGACCAAAGATCAAATTAATAGCCATGATTAGAGCTTAGGGAATTGGGTAGAAAGAAGTTTACCCAGACATCATTTATGCTCAATGCAATGAATAAAATATGGGAACCAATTACATTCATACCATGAGGTAATTTTCATGAAGTAGAGCTATTCTAAAGAATATACTATTCTCaatcattatttattaatttttgaacaCATTTTTGTTACCTGTAAAAttgttcactttctttcactggaAAATTAGGAAAGAGACTATGTCCAAATTGTAATATCATGTATGTCAAAATGTTATCAGCACTTATCTGTGGGTGGTAGGATTTAGGGTGATTTGGTTCTCATCCACATACTTTCCCCACTGTCCACCGTGTCATGTTTTAAATCTGTATTTAGATAAATTAAagttctttccttctcccataaAACACAGGTACAACTATAGTACCACAAAGAGACACATCACACGTGGAgaacaacaaacagaaaaaagagaatgTGACCCCACTGTAGTTTTCAGACCTTCCTTAGACAACTCCTGAGAGTTCAGTGTCAGCACCGAAAATGAGTGACATTAAACCTCTAGCAGCCTGGCTATGGGTCACCAGCAAGACCGTGTTCAGGTGCTGAGAACACAGCCCAGCTCCAGCCCTGCTCCCAGCCACCCATGCAGCCTTCCAGCCAGAGTTCCccctctccacccctcctccagAAATTCCACCCTGATTACCTTGCTCACACAACAGTAAGAAAGCCAGACTTTCGCTGAGAGAGGAGGGGACACCAGACAGGTAGTCTGCAAGGACACAGTGTCATCAGGGAAATCTCTCCCCCAAACTACAGAAGCTAGGTCAGGAGGTGGGGGTATGGGGTGGCAGAGGTTTGGCTAGTCAGCTGGGTGAGGTGAAGAAGACAGGTGGGACTTCAAGTCACAGAAACAGCTTGGAATGTTCCCCAGGGAGCTTCCAACCAGTGTCCCCTcacacagagagaagaaataaacaaacaagaaatctGGGTGTTACCTCTGTCCCCCACACGCTCTTTCACCCACTCGGTGGCCGCAGCAACGCTGTCTGTCTTGGTGACATCCAGGATCACCGTCTGCAGCCTGTCTGATGTCTGGTTCCTCAGTTGCTCAGCCCCCCTCTCTGTCAGACATGCAGCCAGGACCCTCAAGCCTCTCAGGTCCAGCTGCCTGGCCAGCAGGTTCCCGAAGCCCGAGTCACAGCCTGTGATGAAGACGAACTTGTCCCGGAGGTGGCTCACCACCTGCCTCTCCCGGTACCAGCGTAGGAGGTAGTACAGGCCCACGAGGACCACCAGGTACAGCCACATGGCCTTTTAtgggacagacacacacagcctgGGGTGAAATAGAGTCTGGCTAGTGATCAGGTAGGAGAAATTAAGAACACACAGGATTATTGTTGGCAAGCCAGGGTCCAAGCTCTCTCGCTTGGAATTCTCAAGATTGTCCTGCTCACCTTCTTCAGTGAGTATGACTGACTCTAAACCCAATACGTGCTCTTTGGTACACTTAACCCAATTCTAATAGATGTCAATGCATTTACGACACAGTCTCTTAGGGATGACAATAGGTTCCCAACCACCTCTGTCCTGTCCTCTCACTCCTCCCTGTTTGCCTCTGCCCGCCTCtctcccctccatccccaccccatacATTGGACCCGCAATGGCACGGTTCCATGGCTCACGACTATCTTCTTCCTTTTGTCCCTTTCAAGTCTGGGACCTGAGTCTCCCAGATCTAAAGAATATTCTTCAGGGGGAATATACTTAGATTCACAAAACACATGGCTTCAAAACCCAGTTCGTCTGCCAACTAGCTGTGCGGCTTAGCCTCTGACCTGGTTTCCTCCTCTGGCTCAGCTCACAGAATTCCCTCCTAAAAGACTAAATACCCTCAGCTTCTCTAGGATTAGAAGGAGAAGGCAAAAGAGAATAAGATCTCACCTGGTTTCCTGGACCAGAAAGTGTTCAGAAGAACAGTGGGGCTGTCTGAGGCACTACGAGGAAACAGGAAGGGGATGAGGGGACACAGGTAATGGTGAGATTTCTCCCAGACACTGGAATGGGTCTTGGAAGGACTCACACAAAGTTGCTCTAACAGTTGTTCCCCTTTTACTCTGTGCAGATGCTCTGCCTACAGACCTGTGTGCCCAGCTCCATTGGCCTCTCCCTTCTGTGCTCAGCCCCTGCCCATCCCAGCACCACATCCAGAATCCTGACCAATCAGACACTGAGAAGAGACTGATTTGAACTGTGGCAAACATTAACTGGAGTTCTAACTCTGGCAAGCAGGGAGATCTATAAATCACAATGATGGAAAGGAATAATTGCAGTTTGTGTTAGGGTAAcagtggagaggaggaggaagctgaCCCCTCAGGAGACTAAAGAAAGGACCTGAGACTGGACCTCAGAACAGCTGTGCATGGAGGAGTTCACGGGGAGGTGGAGGATACCATCCAGTAACAGGGGTGGACCACCAGGATCATGGGGCTGGAAAGAAGGACAGGGACAGAAGGAGCCAGGGTCAATGCCCTGGACATCTCCTCACCGTCCACATTTATCACACCTATAACTCCAAGTGAGGAAAGAAAACGGACGCTGGGATGAAGGAGAGGCTTCCCCAAGGACACAGAGGCTCAGATGCTCCTGGAATCCACCTCAGCAGCCAACAAACAGAGAGGAGATGACAGATTAGCCTTTACTGGTCATTTCCACCTGCAGGGAGCTGACTGTCATCCTGAAAGGGGTTGTCCCTCAGATGGGAGTCAGCAGCAGTAATGGAAAAGACAGTCCTGCAGAAACCAGCCTGTGTGTGCTTCCCGGGTCACCAGCAGGACCCTCCTACAGGGCTCCCCAAAGGGTGAGACGGAAGAAGGCCAGGATGTAGGATGGTGCCCCGGAAACTGTCAGGAAGCTGGGAGGACATGCAAGTCTTATACAAACACTAACCCTGCTAAGGGAGAAGGTTGTGGTTTCTTTATtgaaagaaatgagattttttttttctcaataaccACGAATCCCACCACCATAACTTCCCAAGGGGCCATTCAACAGACACAATCCAGCCTTCACcccatttgcttcttttttgtgAATCTGAGTGTAATGTGATGACTCCCTGGGGTCTCAGAAGCTTCAGACAACATTCTGGGTGGGAACAGCCACAGGAAAgtcaagagagaggaaagaaggagtCTGGGTGACACTCACTCACCTGAGAGCTGCAAGGGGCAGAACAAGAAATCTCCAAGATGTGAACCCTGCTGGGAGACTCACTGACATAAATCTCTGCAGGAAGTCCTACAAGGGACAGCTGCCCTTTGTACTAAGGCAGCACATGTCTGAGCTTCCTGTTAATTGGATAGATGAGGCTCGCCCCCTGCTGACGCCCTGCAGGGTGTCATGAGATGCACTTGTCAAGAGTCAGGGCCACAAACAATTCTCCATCCACCCAGGAAGGGTCCTGTGAAGAAGGGAAGGCATCTGTAACAACGGGAGGTGGTAGGACTGGAGTGAGAGTTAATTGTGCAATTTATTTCCAGCTCCACATGGATGCAGTCCCACTACCTGGAGACATAACACTGCCTTCCAGTGCTGAATTTCCGCAGTTGAGGATTGGGAATGGGGAGTTACTGACCACATTCAACTCACAGTGGGCCAGGATGGCCTAAGGAAAAAGTGACCACAGCTTCCTATGGCATTATTGTGGATGTTCATAGCATGGGTTCCTGCCCCTGCACATATCCATTAGACCAGACCCGCTTCCCTCCCCAAGGAAGGCGGCcaggaaagaggagaaacaggGCTCTGCCCCGAGGGTCCAGGCTGAGGATGTGCACTGGTGTTCATTGCACTTCCTTTTAATGCACCTGCTGTTCTGCCTTGTCTGAACTGGGGCCCTTGAGTCACAGTCCACTCTGTCCACCATGACATCCATCTCATTGCAGCCATTGCCCGCCCTCCCCGGCCCCTGTGTAGGCTCAGCAAGGAGGGTCATGAGGTTTAACATCTCAAGCTCTCTACAAGCTGAAGAGGATTCCTGAGGGTTAGTCCCAAGGTCCTGAACACATGCCTTCAAGTTATAAAGCGAATCAATGATTATTTAATTTCAGTTGGTCTGATATGTCTGGCATtctgtgtgttgtgtatgtgtgtgtgtaaataacaATATGAAAACTGGAGTCTTCAGATCAAGCATGAAGTTCTAGGCCTGCATCTGAGTAAGGGACATGGAGTGACGTGAGGGCCTGACACCACAGCCTTGAAGGACTcagagactcttgagaatctcctGATCATGCTGACTCTTCAGAATTCCCCTGTCTGACACCAAGCACTCAGAACTCAGACACTTCAAACCTATCCTCTCTCTGCTATCCTCCCCTAGTAATGCCCTGGCCATCTCTCCTCTAGGAACATCACCCTGCCTGTGGACACAACTCCTACACATTTAGAAGCGACCTCTCACTGAAGCCCCAGAGTCTCTTGCCCACAGCTGTGATGCAGTAGCTCCCTTGATTAGTTACTTCATGGGAATCCCTGCCCCCACCATCACCACAGGGCTCCTGGAACCTGTATGTAGCAGTTAAGTACACGGAAGGACTGCACACTCAAATCATTTCAGTTCCAATTCTGCCTCCAAAACTGTGTGACTGTGGGCCCTCATGCAGGCAGGATTATGTTCAATCGAACTCCTTAGTCCTAGACCCAACTGGACACCAAATAGATAAAAAGTTTCTTCCCAGTGAAAGACCTAcacagagcaagagagagagacttGGAAGGAACAGTTTCCAGAGAGAGGAAACCCCTGAAGAACAGTGCCCTGCAAGCACAGAAGCAGGAGGACAGAGAGGACATCTATTCAGGCCATTACCTGAGGGAGTCTGAGAAGGTCTCCACACTGTACTTGGACATGAAGTAGCTTCCAAGGTTCACCCATCCCATGACACTGGAGACATTGACCACATGGCCCCCTCACCTTCCACACCAGGGGCAGCAGACTCAGGATCACCTCCATCACCCCCTAATAGGTTTACATACAGAATCTTCATGAAGTATCAGCCACCCATTCGGTGGGGTGGATGTGGAGTTGCCGGCATTACTCACCAGACCCCAGAGtcctgggaagattgagggtgAGAGGGCAACAGTGTGCTGGGCCCAGGAAACAGAACCCAGCTGTGATGCCAAATTCCTTCCAACTCAGGGAGGACTTAGGACAGAGGTTGCAGGGGGAATGGCTGGAACAGAGACCACCATGATCCAGCTGGTTTGGGGAGCATTAGACCCTGGACCCTGTGAGCAGTGGGAGGACAGAAGGTGTGCCTCCCTCTTGACTCAGTTTTCACAGCACAGCCCACTGCCTGGTGACAAGAAACTAGCACCCCAGGGTTGATGAAAGCAAGGATGGACAAAATGAAATAAGATGGATCCATAGTCAGGAAGTCAGTGTGAGAAACTTCATAGTCCCCATTGTCTTCCTGGACATTATAAACATCCCATTACATATTCAGATTCTCAAACAGCTTCAGGATGATGGCCCTGGGCTTGAAATACTCTGATCAACACTAAACTACATTCCTGAAGGAATCTGAGGAATTCCTTCAAGGGGTAGTGTTTCAGAGGGAGGCAGACATGCCTGTATTAACCACCATCACCCAAACTGGAATTTACACTTTGCACTAGGAAAGTCCACCCTCCCTCCAACCATAGGAAGCCAGTCAGTCCCCAGTTCCCTCCCTCAAGTGCTGATCAGTCCCCTCCATTCACAGGTTGCCCAGCTTCATGGAAACCTGTCTaggagaaacaaagatgaataccAAGAATTTAAAGATGTACCA
Coding sequences within:
- the LOC113892850 gene encoding retinol dehydrogenase 16-like isoform X1 codes for the protein MWCWDGQGLSTEGRGQWSWAHSASDSPTVLLNTFWSRKPGCDSGFGNLLARQLDLRGLRVLAACLTERGAEQLRNQTSDRLQTVILDVTKTDSVAAATEWVKERVGDRGLWGLVNNAGISTPTAPNEWLTKQDFMKILDVNLLGVIDVTLSVLPLVRKARGRVVNVSSIMGRVALLGGGYCMSKYGVEAFSDSLRRELSYFGVKVVMIEPGYFKTAVTSPKALSQGFQASWNQASPEIKELYGEKFMANLMKSVDLLETTSCQDLSLVTNCMEHALTACHPRTRYSPGWDAKFIYLPMSYLPSFLVDLMVYWRNPRPAKAL
- the LOC113892850 gene encoding retinol dehydrogenase 16-like isoform X2, coding for MWLYLVVLVGLYYLLRWYRERQVVSHLRDKFVFITGCDSGFGNLLARQLDLRGLRVLAACLTERGAEQLRNQTSDRLQTVILDVTKTDSVAAATEWVKERVGDRGLWGLVNNAGISTPTAPNEWLTKQDFMKILDVNLLGVIDVTLSVLPLVRKARGRVVNVSSIMGRVALLGGGYCMSKYGVEAFSDSLRRELSYFGVKVVMIEPGYFKTAVTSPKALSQGFQASWNQASPEIKELYGEKFMANLMKSVDLLETTSCQDLSLVTNCMEHALTACHPRTRYSPGWDAKFIYLPMSYLPSFLVDLMVYWRNPRPAKAL